A stretch of the Gossypium hirsutum isolate 1008001.06 chromosome D07, Gossypium_hirsutum_v2.1, whole genome shotgun sequence genome encodes the following:
- the LOC107925762 gene encoding uncharacterized protein, protein MSYDPSPAAKKPQPLPWTHPETLNLIQAYQEKWYSLQRGQLKANQWEEVAVTVATRCGLFDDSAAKTALQCRHKMEKLRRRYRSERQNLGSASPWPYYDAMEALEQGPLPISARPLTSIVPNGHEAGNYYHNDDENNPIEEEEEDDEEHEGGNRFSKSRSINYILRRPSVVNRFSGLMKKRVRTEEEGDGDAAITGKGEEDKGVELAMEIRRFAERFMRMERKKMEIMHETERLRKEMENKRIEMILNSEKKIVDAISTSLGSKTKE, encoded by the coding sequence ATGTCTTATGATCCATCGCCGGCGGCTAAGAAACCCCAACCACTTCCTTGGACTCACCCAGAGACTCTCAACCTAATCCAAGCCTACCAAGAAAAATGGTACTCTCTCCAGCGCGGCCAACTCAAAGCCAACCAATGGGAGGAGGTCGCCGTAACCGTCGCCACTCGCTGCGGCCTCTTCGATGATTCCGCCGCCAAAACTGCCCTCCAGTGCCGTCACAAGATGGAGAAACTCCGCCGCCGCTACCGCTCCGAACGCCAAAACCTCGGCTCTGCTTCCCCTTGGCCTTACTACGACGCCATGGAAGCTCTGGAGCAAGGGCCTTTGCCTATCTCGGCTCGACCATTGACTTCCATTGTTCCAAACGGACATGAAGCTGGGAACTACTACCATAACGACGACGAAAACAACCCAatcgaggaagaagaagaagatgacgaAGAACATGAAGGAGGAAACCGGTTCAGCAAAAGCCGCAGCATCAATTACATATTGCGGCGGCCGAGTGTTGTGAACCGGTTTTCTGGGCTAATGAAGAAAAGGGTTAGAACAGAAGAGGAAGGGGATGGTGATGCAGCAATAACGGGAAAGGGGGAAGAAGACAAAGGGGTGGAACTAGCAATGGAAATTAGGAGATTTGCAGAGAGGTTTATGAGGATGGAGAGGAAAAAAATGGAGATAATGCATGAAACTGAAAGGTTGAGAAaggaaatggaaaacaaaaggatTGAGATGATATTGAACTCAGAGAAGAAAATTGTGGATGCCATATCAACCAGTTTGGGGTCAAAAACAAAGGAGTGA